aaattaataattaataaaaccACCTCAATCGATTCATGAACGCATCAAAATtgctaaaggaaaagaagaataagattattattactattattcgtgtgtgtgtgtgtgtgtgtgtgtgtgtgtgtgtgtgtgtgtgtgtgtgtgtgtgtgtgtgtgtgtgtgcgtgcgcgtgtagtggcatggtggggcagccgttgagctttggcctcacagttctgaggaccggggttgaaatcccggcctcacccgtggggagtttgcacgttttccccatgcctgcgtggcttttctctgggtgggcactccgctttcctcccacattccaaaaacacgcattctttggaaactctaaattgtccgtagatgtgattgtgagtgtgactgttgtctgtctccatgagccctgcgattggctggcgaccagttcagggtgtaccctgccacctgcttGTTGAGAGCTAGGACAGACTCTGGCagtctcgcgacccttgtgaggataagcggctcaagaaatgaattgatgggtttgcgtgtgcgtgtgtgtgtgcttgatcCAGTCCACGCCCAAGCTTCTGCTACAGAGAGTAGTGACCTCTTGTGGACATCATCTATATATGCGGCACCGTTTACTAATTggggtatgtatgtattatCTAAATATTGACTTGGAAAACAGCCGTTAAATTTGGCCGCACGACTCTGCATCCTTATAGATAATATTATAGTTGtctaaggcaaaaaaaataaaacgaaaaatGTGCAATAGTCACTTCCCTCCCTCGGATTGCGTCACGCTTCTGTGATGTGCGCATGCCCAAACGTTGCCGCATATTGTGACGTGGACCTTGCACCAATTCCGGGCCGCTGTTTCATTGCGACCAATTTCCAGGCATGAAAGTGAAGAGAAAgcctgctgtgtgtgtgcgtgtgcgtgtgcacgtgcATGCTGAAATGTGAAGCGACGGGCTGCGTCGGAGCGGCAACGCCCTTCGCTCGTCGTCATGGCAACGCGGCGGCTGTCGAGGAAGGCGATGGGGGAGGATGCtgcgaagatgatgatgatgatgatgatgatgatgatgcagtGATGACCTTCCATCCGGGCTGCGTCGCGTCTTTATCTTCATTCTCGCACACGTTGTCTTTGTCTGAATGTCGTGAGCATTGCAACGTCCCGCCAGTATTTACGAATGCGGGTGTGCGTCCCCGTTTTCTTTGTTCTGATTCGGTCACAAGGAGCAGAGGAAGGAGATTTTGCTGAGGCCTCGCCAACCGACACTTGAGTGCGACGTCAACATATTCGTCACAATACTCGCGGGAAGGATTGTGTGAGGGCAATCCTGCCGCGGGCAATCCTGCGGTTTTGGTCGGGTTCAAAATGAGAATCATCGCGCACGTGTGTTGAGCGTGCGCGTCGCTGCTTTCAAAACTGATcatctcaaaacatccatctaccAAATGAGTTtccattgtgtttttattgacaTTAGACACACGATTATATAGTTCACTGTCGACGCACCACTGCACAAATGCACTTCTTTTATGTATTTGCATGTAAAACATCACAACTTTAAACATGTAATGCAATGTGAGCTGCACCGAAGCTTTTACTGTATGACGGAtttcatatttactgtatatacggTGTGTCGTATTGGCACTGCAAAGAAGACGTTACGACTGCATTATTGAAACAGCATTCAAACATTTCACATCAAAGGTGTCTCGTCTGATGTATTTTCTTCAGAGTACTGTATTTGCGTACTGGGAGTTCATGGCACCTTCGAGTCAAATATTTGTCCTCACGATTGATTGTAGAACATTTATATGAAGTGCAGAATTGGACGAGGGCTTCTTAATAACTTTACATAATGGCTGCATTCTAGGAACAAATGCAACATGAGTTTTGCAGAGAAAGCATCATTTGCAGTTGTACCTTCCCCTGTGTGTACACTCGTATTACAGTTCAAGTTGTCAGCAATACACCCGAGCGAGCACAGCTTCCACTGGgtgacaataaataaaaattttaaaaaatctagtGCTTCATCTTTCATATTGTACCATGTTACACATTTTTGACAATGAATTGATATTAAGGGACATCGACAGTTTGTCTtcttaatagaaaaaaaaattcaacaatatGCTAAATACTTTGTGATATGTACAAAGGGAGCGTGGACCATGTTCAGTAATTTACACCCAAAGACACTCGAACGCAAGAAAGAATAACGTCACGCTGTACACAATTGTTCCGTTTCTCTCCGCAGCTCTTCTGCTATTTTGCCCTCAGAAGATAAATCAGATTATACGTAAAATGAATTGTGttgaattattttcttcaaaagaaGTGAAAGCGGCTGAGCGTGGACGAACGACCTCACCTTTTCCTGTTCGCTCAACGAGAAAAGTCCAAGTTGTAAACATGAGATGACTTTAAAGTAAAAGTCGGGCACATCTTCTTCCACCGTTGGAGCGGAATgtactttttctcttttttttttcttttttaatttggcCATCATTTCAAAGCAGTTTGGACTTGGCAGCAGGTGTCAGAACAGGTTATTGCCTCCAACGCACATATTTTAACTCATCCAAATAAATCAGTTGGCTGGTTTAGTCAATGGAATCGTTCTGCGTACTCGTTCATAATCGTGGGCCTCGTTTGTAAAACTTTGTATCACAGTTTAGAAAAATCACAGTCAACTTTCAGTctttaaaaggacaaaaaaaaaatgtgacagctCGTCAACTGTGCCACTTTCATGAATGCAGAAAATGAGAAAGTTGGTAAGAAGGGAAAAaagtttccccccaaaaaatgtttctttcctGGCGATTCCCACATCGTCGGGTCGTCCAGCCTTCTTTTGGCTTCCTTGACCATCCACAAGTTCCAATCTGTTTCTTGGCAAAtaatatttctcttttttttatcatttttttgatttatttaaggAAGTGTGGTTGAAGCCATGCAGTCATACCGtgcacactaaaaaaaaaaaaaaattcaaaaaaaggCTTAGATTGGCTTTGTATGTGCTTGAAGAATAGATAGAGCAGGAgaggttggaggggggggggcgcaggggGTGTTACGTCCTCGACAAACCACAAAATTCACTTGGGTCTCGATTATGAGGATCAATTCAGCGTTCTCGCTTTCCCTCCGGAGCTCTCCCGTCAGGACCGGTCCGATTTGCAGCTGGGGGAGTTCTGGCCTCATGCGGATCGAGCGCTGCCGGTTGCGGACGCCTGTCGGTCAGACAAGAAGAGACATTTATCCACAGCAGAAAACTTTGTGACCGCTCGACCTGACATGCTTTCCGACACCGAGATGGGGAGGCTGCAGgcggaatacaaaaaaaaaaaaaagggttgggCGGATAGTTCAATGTACACGCTGTCATTGAACACATCACGCTTGGCCAGTATGAGAAGGAGCGTGGTTGCTAGGCAACTGTGTGACGACTGGGTTCGTTTTGTACATTtcctgcaccaaaaaaaaaaaaaaaaaaaaaagagggcagaCACAAAAAGGGGCAACAATTTGAGTTTATCGTCGTAAGGAAGCAGTGAGACGGCAACATCACAATCGACGTCCACCGGCGTACTTTGCACAATTGAACATATTAGTTCACAATGAAGGATGTAGaccagcaccaccaccaccaccaccacccaaaaacacacacacatagcatGCACTGTGTAAATATGCTGTGTGCAGCAAAAAGTACACAAGTAAAAGATGGAAATGCAACATTTTGGGGGCTTGACCTTATTTCCCACAAGCTTTTTCTACGTACTGCTACACAAAAAGTGTATTCCTCttaaatattgttcacaaatttGTCGACATGAGTTGGTGAGCAGTTGAGGGTATGCCCCGTCCATCGCCCGACGTTTGTGAGCACGGGCGACGGGTGAGGCCATCCACTACCTCAGACGTGTGTTGAATCCCAAAAAGATAATCCGTGATCATTTCACGCTGTCCcattaatatgtattttttcagcaTAGTTTAAAAGGATATAAGTCAACAGGTGGATTGAAGGAGCGGCTGCAGTTGACCCATAACTTTGTCCACATATATCAACGACAACGTTACATAAAAGATGTTGTGAATTATCAAATCTTAATCATAAATTGTCAGATAAGACAACAATGGGATTGTTGTGCCCACAAATGTTgttcttttgtcttttaaatGGACACATTGAGAGAACAGAAATCCaaactttgttgtttgtttttgtctttggtttGCTCGCAGGATGAAAATATGATGCGATCAACTGCAGCCAAAATGTGGACGAGAAGGGGTGAAGAATGTGATTTTGCGGTGAAAGCGAAATGAAACACAACTGAGAAGAGTCCAAACCAAACCGACGAACCAGAAGACTTCGGTTGTGAAATGAGCGCAACGGCTGACGGGCAGCGAGAGTCGTGCGTACCTCCAAGCTGCAGAGTGGACGTCCCTCATTTGGGATACTTGAcggggagaagaaaaagaaagagtgAGGTGAGGTCAACGCAGGTCACGTCAAAAACAATTCGCCGGTCACGAATGTCTACGAACAAAGATTGGACAGTTGTGGCCCTCAACGACAGATATGCatcaatgaaaaggaaaaactctTTTTAAGATTTCGTCACATCATTGTTTGAAGTTCAAGGGGTCACCGCCATTTATGAAACTGACTTCATGTGGCGAGCTCACCCGTTTCAAATGAATTTCTAAACATTTCTCACAACAGTTAGGAAACAGATTAATGTCAAGATGCAATGTTTGCTTTCTATAAATGTCTGCCagtgatttctgatttcaggAAATCACAACGTccgctcccccccccaccccccgactgGTGAGATATTTTTAAAACGGGTCCACAGGCCACTCATGGGGTCCTTGGGGACCACTTGGTGCCCGCAAGCACCACGTTGCTGACCCCTGTAAACCCTCCTGAACTCGATCGAAGGCGACAAACAACGAATCATGAAAGAAAGTCTCTGAAGCGGTTTTATTTAGTTTAGTGAGTGCTGCTTgcagaaaatgagcaaaaatgtgatttctggattgaaGAAGCAAGGAAAGAGAAATCAAACAAGCTCAGccgctttttctcttgtgggtcaATTAGTGCAATTTCCGTTGTGGTGGCATCGTTTAGTGTATGCTGATctgatatttgtatttttactgaTGAACATTTAGACGTGATACAACTTGTGCATAAACATCCCAACCGTCAgcaaacattaattgaaaaataacgAATCTCCCAGTGGCGAAATCATCAGAAGGAAGTTCTGATTTCATGTATTGTTTTCTTTAGAAATATTACAAGATGATCAAGACAGAGATTTTGTCCACTCACCGCGAACCACATTTGCACATTGATGTTCGACACAATTGCCGATTTCATCATTCCTTTTGTGATCAACCACAGCAGTGaaactttttaacatttgaatCAAGTTGGTACATTTTTTCATGACTGAAAAAAACTGCCATCTGAATGCAGCCTGGATTTTCCTCTCCCTTTAACATCACTGCTGTGATATGAGCAAAGATTTTTACCTGCAGGGTGGAGGGGGCGGAGTCGCTGGTGACGGACACGCCGGCGCTCCTGGGAATGCTGGACACGAAGTACCTGGAGCCCTTGGGCACGGGCTGCCGGACCACCAGCTTCCCCTTCCTGGTCTCGGCCAGAAACAGACTGTACCAGTAGGCGTCGTTGGACACCAGGGTGGAATCGGCCAGCGTGGAGTTCCTCTCGCTGATCACGCTGCTCCTGCAGGGAGGGGCCGCCTGGCCGGGCTTGACCTTCTGACACTTGAGCACCACGCAGACCGAGACGGTGATGAGCAGCAGGAAGGACACCGAGCCCAGACCGATGACCAAGTACACGTTGAGGTCGGAGAAGACGTCGTATTCCGGAGGCGCCTCGCCGCCGTCCGAGTAGGCCCTGGCGGCCGTTTCCACCGTGGACAGCTTGATGGTGACCGTGGCGGAGAGGGCGGGCTGCCCGTTGTCCTTGGCGACCACCACCAGTCTCTGGTGGCGCCAGTCTTTGTAACTGAACATCCTGGTGGTGCGGATCTCGCCGTTGTACTGGTCCAGGCTGAACAGGGAGGCGTCGCTCACCTGCAGGAACTGGTAGGTGATGCGAGAGTTGTGCACGGAGTCCTCGTCCAAGGCGATCACCTTGGCCACCAGAGAGCCTTTCTCCGTGGATCGGGGGATCTTCTCCTCCACCGCCGAGCCGTGCGCCCGCCACGGAGAGACGATGACCGGAGCGTTGTCGTTCTGGTCGGCCACCGCCACGCGGACGCTCACCTTGCTGCTGAGCGGAGGAGAGCCCGAGTCCCTGGCCTCGATGTGGAAAAGAAAGTCCTTCTCCATCTCGTAGTCGAAGGTCTTGAGCGCGTAAAGGTTGCCGTTCTCCGGGTTGATGGAGAACAGCATGGACATGGAGGTGTTGGCGATCTCCTTCTCCACGATGAAGTACACCAGGTACTGGTTCTCGTGCAGGTCGGGGTCGAAGGCGCTCAGGGACGTCAGCAGGGCGCCGGGAGCGTTATTCTCCGGCACGCGGATGTTGTAGAAGGGCTGCGGGAAGCGCGGCacgttgtcgttgacgtccagCAGCTGTAAAGTCATGGTTTCGTTGTCGCTCAAAGGAGGGGAGCCTCGGTCTGTCACCGTGAAGGTGATGTCGTATTCCGGAACCTTCTCGCGGTCCAAGGGCTCCGACACCACCAGCTGGTAATAGTTGTCCGAGGACTCCCTGAGTCGGAAAGGCAGATTTGGCGGGATGCGAAGGTCCACCACTCCGTTGTGGCCCGAGTCCTCGTCGCTCACGCTGACCACTGCTATCACCGAGTCCACGCCGATGTTCTCGCTGACGGGACTTTGGAAGGATTTGATGGAGATTTCCGGGTGGTTGTCGTTCATGTCCTCACCTGAACGGTCACTTTACATTGGCCGGATAAGGAGTTTTGCCCGTTATCACTTGCAACCACttccatttcaaacattttgacgTCCTCATAATTAATCATCTCCTTCACTCTGATTTCACCAGTTTCCTGATTCAAACTGAACACATTTTGGGTTCTTTCGGACGTGTACAAACTGTAAGAATAAAACAATTCCGCGTTGGAGCCTTCATCTAAATCGCTGGCATTCAACTGGATGAGCAGACTCCCGATCGGGGAATTCTCCATCACGTCCACCAAGTATTTATCTTGTTGAAAAGATGGAGCGTTGTCATTGACGTCCAGGACTCGAACGATGATGCTGGCCGTGCCGGTGCGCGTGGGCAGGCCGCCGTCCACGGCGGTGAGGATGAGGAGATGCGCGGCCTGCTGCTCCCTGTCCAGCgcttttgtcaaaatcaaaTCGGCGAACTTGGAGCCGTCTCTGCCCGTCTGAATTTCGATGTTAAAATGTTGGCTGGGGCTCAGGCGGTAGTTCTGCACAGAATTGACGCCAACGTCGGGGTCCACCGCATTATTCAGGGAGAATCTCTCGCCGACCGGGCTCGACTCGGATATGTCCAAATGCATGGTGCCGCGTCGAAAATGAGGGGCGTTGTCATTAATGTCCGTGATTTCCACTTCGATGTTAAACATGCGGATTGGATTTTCGATCGCTGCGTCCAATTTCAGGAAACAGGAGGTGGTCGTTTTCAGAGGACACAACAACTCCCTGTCGATTCTGTCCAGTATGTAAAGCTCCCCCGTGTTCTTGTTAATCTCgagatattttttgtttgcgaCCACATCCACGCGCATGTTGCGCGTGTTCAGCGTCCGGACGTCCAAACCCAAATCGGACGCCAAATGCGCAACGACGGAGCCTTCCTCCATTTCTTCGGGAATGGAGTAGTGGGTGACGGGCGACGCCGTGCCCACCAACGCGCACAGAACCACAAACGTGACCACCGGGCGCCTGGCCACGAACCTACAGAAGAAGCGGCGCCTCATTTTGAGAGTCAATCAAACGATCGATCAACTGTTTTGAGGCGGCGGAAGGCGGACGCGTCGCGCTCCTTTCACGCCAAGAAGCAGAAGAAACGAGCAGGTGGATACAACGCCTTGCTTTttagtatttcttttttcttcctctcttttGTCCGAGTGACGTCTCACAATTGGAGCGTCCGTCTGATCCTCCTCCAATGAGACTTCGCGAAGCCGGTGACGTCACCGGACGGGAGATTTTGTGGACGGCAGCGACGAAATTCGTTTCTTAGGAGTCCTTACAGCATTTTATAAAATCACCTGATAGTcataattttacttttaaaaagtcGACTGCgtgtttaatttgttttcagATCCATTCCTAAAAGTTCATTGTAATGATCAAACTTCCGGATGCTGGAAAATTGCATCCCTAAGTaacattcaaatgtattcatctCAATTTGCAACTcgtttcaatatattttttcggCTAAATTcataatattttgtttattaaacATAAAAgaattgggcttttttttttttttttttttgcaggggtaATAACCACCAAGAACGAAACTGATGAGATATACAGTAGGCC
The sequence above is drawn from the Syngnathoides biaculeatus isolate LvHL_M chromosome 11, ASM1980259v1, whole genome shotgun sequence genome and encodes:
- the LOC133508475 gene encoding LOW QUALITY PROTEIN: protocadherin alpha-C2-like (The sequence of the model RefSeq protein was modified relative to this genomic sequence to represent the inferred CDS: inserted 1 base in 1 codon) — translated: MRRRFFCRFVARRPVVTFVVLCALVGTASPVTHYSIPEEMEEGSVVAHLASDLGLDVRTLNTRNMRVDVVANKKYLEINKNTGELYILDRIDRELLCPLKTTTSCFLKLDAAIENPIRMFNIEVEITDINDNAPHFRRGTMHLDISESSPVGERFSLNNAVDPDVGVNSVQNYRLSPSQHFNIEIQTGRDGSKFADLILTKALDREQQAAHLLILTAVDGGLPTRTGTASIIVRVLDVNDNAPSFQQDKYLVDVMENSPIGSLLIQLNASDLDEGSNAELFYSYSLYTSERTQNVFSLNQETGEIRVKEMINYEDVKMFEMEVVASDNGQNSLSGQCKVTVQVXDMNDNHPEISIKSFQSPVSENIGVDSVIAVVSVSDEDSGHNGVVDLRIPPNLPFRLRESSDNYYQLVVSEPLDREKVPEYDITFTVTDRGSPPLSDNETMTLQLLDVNDNVPRFPQPFYNIRVPENNAPGALLTSLSAFDPDLHENQYLVYFIVEKEIANTSMSMLFSINPENGNLYALKTFDYEMEKDFLFHIEARDSGSPPLSSKVSVRVAVADQNDNAPVIVSPWRAHGSAVEEKIPRSTEKGSLVAKVIALDEDSVHNSRITYQFLQVSDASLFSLDQYNGEIRTTRMFSYKDWRHQRLVVVAKDNGQPALSATVTIKLSTVETAARAYSDGGEAPPEYDVFSDLNVYLVIGLGSVSFLLLITVSVCVVLKCQKVKPGQAAPPCRSSVISERNSTLADSTLVSNDAYWYSLFLAETRKGKLVVRQPVPKGSRYFVSSIPRSAGVSVTSDSAPSTLQYPK